The nucleotide window TGTCGGTGCCGCCCGCCTTCGTGACCTCAGGGAGGGCGTACACCTGGGGCATCTTGGCGAGCAACTTCTTGTTGTTCGGGCCGTCCCACGGCTCGTCCAGCTTGAACTCCTTGTACAGTTTGTCCTGCTCAATGTACGGCAGAATGAGGACGCGCCAACTGAGCTGCGGCTTGCCCTTCTTGTCGCACACCGCGGCCGGTGGGAAGTGCCCGTGGGTGTCGTGGTAGTTGTGCAGCGCCAGCCCGATCTGCTTCAGGTTGTTGGCCGACCGGTTCCTGGCCGCGGCCTGCTGGGCGCCCTTAAAGGCGTCGGTGTACGCGGCCGCCAGTGGCAACCCTTGCAGCGGCAGGGTGGCTGTCACGCGGGCGTCGGTGCCGTCCCGTTCGAACTTCCCTCTCTTCGCGCTCGCCAGCAGTGCTTTGAGCACCGTTACCCCGTCCTTAACTGTTGCGTCTTTTTCGAGCGTGACCAGGCTACGGGTTAACTCCTCGGTGAGGAGGTTGGTGACCGCGGCCAGGGCCTTCTCGGCATCCGCGGCCTGCGCCGCGCGCGCCGCTTTCACCGTCACCGCGAGGTCGAGCGACTGACCCAGGTCGACGGTGGCGACGACCGCGTCGGAGGCAAAGATCGGCTTGGCGACGCGGAACGGTCCGGGGAGGTTGTCTTTCCGCAACTCGTCCGGCAGGTTGGCGAAGGTGAGCCCGGCGACCAGGGCGTGCTTGCCGCTCGCCGCGGCCTTGATCGCGCCGGTGAGCGGCCCCTCTTCGCCGGCGGGTCTCGGCTTCGAGTCTTTGCCGTCGAAGTTTTGAAGGACGAGGGCGGCCTTATCGTTCAGCGCCGACACGCTGAACTTCACACCGTTGGGGAGCAGGGCCGGCAACCCGGCTTCGAACTTTTTCTTG belongs to Gemmata obscuriglobus and includes:
- a CDS encoding DUF1559 domain-containing protein; amino-acid sequence: MNQPLRFRHSAARTAALALVVALAAVVANGLTPPSPALARVPAPPLPAELAYVPHDAALFLYVDAARVLSHEAVKGIRTADRKGVLGAIEAAAPQQFGMSVDDLKSVVVFVPRLTGPQDSEKVGFVVTFTKPFDKKKFEAGLPALLPNGVKFSVSALNDKAALVLQNFDGKDSKPRPAGEEGPLTGAIKAAASGKHALVAGLTFANLPDELRKDNLPGPFRVAKPIFASDAVVATVDLGQSLDLAVTVKAARAAQAADAEKALAAVTNLLTEELTRSLVTLEKDATVKDGVTVLKALLASAKRGKFERDGTDARVTATLPLQGLPLAAAYTDAFKGAQQAAARNRSANNLKQIGLALHNYHDTHGHFPPAAVCDKKGKPQLSWRVLILPYIEQDKLYKEFKLDEPWDGPNNKKLLAKMPQVYALPEVTKAGGTDTYYRAFVGNGAAFDWLTGTQITGFADGTSNTVLCATGAAAVPWTKPDELEFDPEKDPTKLFGLVVNGTAQVTMCDGSVRTLAKLPSKETLKALITRSGGEVIGNDF